In the genome of Candidatus Moraniibacteriota bacterium, one region contains:
- a CDS encoding tyrosine--tRNA ligase, giving the protein MDSEKQKLEKQIDELLSRGVAEVIDWEHLKLRLLSGEKLRVKLGIDPTSPNIHLGRSVSLLKLRDFQKLGHTIVFIVGDFTGQIGDTSDKESERPMLSEDDVHANMATYAEQAGKILDMSRVEIHANSTWLSRLGFSEIGKEADAFSVAEFIARDNIRKRLDAGKRVSLREMLYPLMQGHDSFEVSADVEIGGTDQRFNLLAGRRLQERMGKSPQDILTTNLILGTDGRKMSSSWGNTINLTDESKDMLGKVMSIPDELIESYFVHCTRVPMEEISALLRENNPRDTKLRLGFEIVKLYYDSEAAREAENHFVSTFSKREIPDDIHEVKLTGDMSLLDFLAQEGFATSRGDARRKIEQGGVEVDGNKITDRDFILTNFGKSLIVRCGKKDFARVVF; this is encoded by the coding sequence ATGGATTCAGAAAAACAGAAGCTTGAAAAACAAATAGACGAGTTGCTTTCGCGCGGTGTGGCAGAGGTGATCGACTGGGAGCATTTGAAGTTGCGCCTTCTCTCCGGGGAAAAGTTGCGGGTGAAGCTCGGTATTGACCCGACGAGTCCGAATATTCATCTTGGGCGTTCGGTATCACTTCTCAAACTTCGGGATTTTCAGAAACTGGGCCATACGATTGTCTTTATTGTTGGCGATTTTACCGGGCAGATCGGTGATACAAGCGACAAGGAATCGGAGCGCCCGATGCTCTCTGAAGATGATGTGCATGCCAATATGGCGACCTATGCGGAGCAGGCGGGAAAGATCCTCGATATGTCGCGCGTGGAGATTCATGCCAATTCGACGTGGCTCTCTCGACTGGGTTTTTCCGAAATCGGGAAAGAGGCGGATGCTTTTTCGGTGGCTGAGTTTATTGCTCGTGATAACATCCGGAAACGCCTCGATGCCGGAAAGCGCGTCTCGCTTCGCGAGATGCTTTATCCGCTGATGCAGGGGCATGATAGTTTTGAGGTTTCCGCAGATGTGGAAATTGGCGGTACGGATCAACGGTTTAATTTGCTTGCCGGGCGGCGACTCCAGGAGCGTATGGGGAAATCCCCGCAGGATATTCTCACAACCAATCTTATTCTCGGTACCGATGGACGAAAGATGAGTTCGAGCTGGGGGAATACGATCAATCTGACCGATGAATCGAAAGATATGCTCGGGAAGGTCATGAGCATTCCCGACGAACTCATCGAGAGCTATTTTGTGCACTGCACGCGCGTGCCAATGGAAGAAATCAGCGCTCTTTTGCGGGAAAATAATCCCCGTGATACGAAACTCCGGCTCGGTTTCGAAATCGTGAAGCTGTATTATGACAGTGAGGCGGCGCGTGAAGCTGAGAATCATTTTGTCTCTACTTTTTCGAAACGGGAAATTCCGGATGACATTCATGAGGTGAAATTGACTGGCGATATGAGTCTGCTTGATTTTCTGGCACAAGAAGGATTTGCAACGAGTCGGGGCGATGCCCGGCGCAAGATCGAACAGGGCGGTGTTGAGGTGGATGGAAATAAAATCACCGATCGTGATTTCATCTTGACAAATTTTGGTAAATCATTGATAGTAAGGTGTGGCAAGAAAGATTTTGCCCGAGTAGTTTTCTGA